Genomic window (Ictalurus punctatus breed USDA103 chromosome 16, Coco_2.0, whole genome shotgun sequence):
TGCAAAatgtcttttaattttttttactcaaaatTTGATCATCTGTGCATGAGAATCTTATTCGCATTGCACTTTGCACATGACTTTGCAAGTCGAATGTCATCTACAGTACCTAACTATTTTGCTACATCTTGATTGATTATAATAACACTCTGCTACCACTATAAAGTACTTCAGCATTGTTTATACCAGGAGCCAGTTCTCTTATGCACTGTATTTCAATCCATTTCCTATAAAAGAAATGGTAGCATTCTATAAAATTAAACTGCTTTACCATCTTCAGTCTCATATTCAGATGAATAGGCAATGCAGGCCCATGCGGTTTGTATTACCAGAACAGCCTTTTTTAACGTATTAGTCCCACAttctaatgtgtttttaatttcataaaaaatgaaaaattctaaaatcaatttaataaaaaatgaaaaaataatgcCAAATAATCTTGATACAGTATGAACTAAGCAGATGCCTaattgggcaaaaaaaaaattatgcttgAGCAATCAAGTGATGTAGACTGTACTTTTTTTCAATTAGTAATATTTTGGTTTTCCTAATTTCCTCATTTGCTGGCAATTGTACATGACACATCTGCTCAGATTCCCCCTTGCTATGATTTGTGCAAAAATAGAGGATGTCAGCACAGCTGAATCTCCTTTTAATTAGAACATTAAGTTCAGCTACTGTAGATTATATTGTGTGTAAATATCTACACACTACTGGCTAACCATCAACACTTACTATATTATTCATTCAATCTCACCTTTGGTCAGTGAGCTTTcaccatgtttttatttatacacacgCTTTCCAATCTGTGCCCATTGAATGAAAATTTGCCCAAATGTCATTGATTGTTATTTGACTTATTAAAGAGTGTTTGTGCACAGGGGATGGATTGTGTGCTCAATGAAGAAGGCACCATACGGGAGAAGAAGGAGTAGTGGTGTAACCAGCTCCCATGCTCAAATCaagtacagtacagtaacaGTTTACACAGTACAGTTTAGTCTGAGATTTTTGACAATTAAACATTCAGTTATTTTCTGTGGATGAAGTTACTGTGGCTGCAGTTAATTAATATTCTCAGGCACCAAGTCTTCTAGTAGAGCGAACCTAGACTCCATtatctgaaacacacaaaccAAAGCATGGTATGAGTTTCAGCTCAATAACTGATTGTAAATACTGCATTAGATTTGTCTAAGATGAAAAATGAAACTGAAGAGGTGGCTTATCATATTTGTGAAATGACATAGTGATGAGTATTATTCAGCTATTTGGTATTCAGAGCTCAATATAATCAAAAACAGTCTCAGGTATCCTGTATTCTAGATAGGTATCCCCAGTGGTGGCTGACAGTTtcatatatttctttttatgaCAGTAGTGTCAGCTGCAATCCAATCACAGGttcctatattatattttaaagcactcattctaatgtgttatcatttctgtagtaacagttaATTCACATGTACTTGTCACTTGCTAAatataatctaagcctaatattAAACAGATTGAAAATACACTAATTTTCAAAGAAAAGCatgacatggtgaagttttctgtaattaTACatttgtgtaggtcccccttgtgctgccaaaacagctctgacgtgtcgaggcatggactccacaaaatatctgaaggtgtgctgtggtatctggcaccaagacattagcagcagatcctttaagttctgtaagttgcgaggtggggcctccatggatcagacatGTCTGTTCAGCACAtaccacagatgctcaatcaaactgagatctggggaatttggaggccaagtcaacaccttgttcctcaaaccatcTTGCTGATAGAGGCCAGTaaggaataccattgccatgaatgAGTGTACTTGATCTAcaacaatgtttatgtaggtggtacgtgtcaaagtaacagaCACATGaaggtgccatctcttccccaggcaaatgacacacacacacacccagctgatgtaaaagaaaacatgatacatcagaccagaccaccttcttctattgctccatggtccagttctgattcTTATGTGGCTTTCGCTGGTGGACAGGGCTCAGCATTGGCATTCTGACTGGTTCACAGCTACGCAGACTTCGCTCCCCAcgcacatcaatgagccttgggcgcccatgaccatgtcgccagttcaccggttgtccttccttggataACTTTTGTtaagtactaaccactgcataccaggaacagcccacaagacctgctgttttggagaggCTCTGATCCAGTTgtttagccatcacaatttggccctttggtcaaagtctctcagatccttatgcttgcgggtttttcctgcttccaacacatcaactttaagACTGAatattcacttgctgcctaacaAATCCCAAACgttgacaggtgccattatatcgagataataaatgttatttacttcacctgtcagtacttttaatgttatggctaatcagagtgatacaaacagtgaaatgtaccaAAACGCCACttatcaaaataaattaatagacCAGAAGTAGCTGTTGTATAaagtaatggtaaatggtctgcacttatatagcacttttttaaacattagtggttccaaagcactttacactggttctcattcacccatacacactcacaaaccaTCGGTAGCAGAGcagccatgcaaggtgctagcttgctaTCCGgagcaactttgggttcagtgtcttgcccaaggcatgtgggccaggaatcgaaccaccaaccctacgattagtggacaacctgctctaccacctgagccacagccacaaTCACTGCTATCTGACCCATAAAAGAAGCTGTTTTATCAGTATGTTTAAGGCATAAAAGCAAGTACTTGTGCTGAAATGGGTGGCCTAGACAGTCAAAAAAAACTCCAGAAATGCAaatatgcattttaaataatctAAGGGTCCACCCAGAAAGTCAAGGTACCTGCTTAGCATAATAACTTCCAATGCATTAAAGCTATTGACTTATCTTTTAAATTTAAGTGGCCTAGTTAAGTCGCCAACTCTGAATACAATCCTTACTTATCGTGATTTGTAAgtataatgtataatggatCCTACCTGAAAAGTAGGGCTCAAGACCAACAGGGACTGCATGTTCCTGCTGAAGTAACCCAGAATGTAATCCCCTGCCAGCAAGGGGAGGTCATCTTTATTCATTCTCAACTGGTAGAGTTGAAACAGATGCACAAATCATTCAAAAATTCACACATGAAACATTACAAAAAGCCATCGTTTGTTAATTTTCCATTAATACCTGGACAATTTCATTGATTTCTGCAATCTTATCCTCGTTGACCCCCACAAAGGTGATGTAATCAGAGGGACTCTTGAAGTTAGTCTAAAGggaagaaatgttcagcataAAACAGACTTCAGCACCCACTCCCAGTTATGATGAATGCTaattctctttttctctttttactgttttttttttcctttttgatcTCCTTGTGTATCGCAATCCATCctattctctctgtctatctgtttacACGCCTCACTGTGTGACCTTGTAGAGGCCGATCCAGTCTGAGGTGCAGACAGCAAAATTATCCTGGATGCTGTAGGTCAGGACTGCATCCTCATCAGAGCTCCAGTGGGCCTCACTGCTCACACATACTAAAGTCTTCTCCACCTTCTTCTGCATCTGGAAGcaaatatacaaaacacacaagtTCTGATGACGATGAAGGCACTAAAATATCAATACACACCCTTCTGCTCCTTTTTActaaatatttaatttgtgtaaatattaacaTGGGGCACATATTTGTGCAGCAAATctcttttattttgtacatgtaaAATTATACAGGAAGAATGTTCGGTGGTATTTGAAATATAAAATTCTGTAACTAACATAACCAGTTCTTACAACATAACAGCATTAAATTTGCATTTTGGTTTTCAGAGTTCAGAGAAAGCAGAGCTTACCTCCAGGTTAAAAGTGCCAATGACAGGTTTATGGTCACTAACACCATATGATGTGTCGCATGTGTACTTGTGCTGTACCACCTTCAAAGAAAATTCTTTTTTGTCTGCTGATGATGTTGTTGAGCCACTCTCTTTCTCATCTTGTGAGCGTTTAGGCTGTATCCTCCACAGGATCCGATCGGTCCAGGCAGGCCTCCATTTCTTTCTACTGTGCATTTATAGGCATATAACAACGTTTCAGTGTTATAGATAATGTGTATGGATCAAAATCCAGGACAGAGTGCTGTAGCCAGTCTGCAGTCAGGCAGATAAATTTGAACTTTCCATAGCCTACTGGATCAATTCCAAATCAATCAGATAAAGAAGAACACAAATGTGATCTGAGTCATTACGTCCTGGTGTCTAGACACAGCTTTAGAGGTGATGAACCTGAGTCACTCCTTTGTGGCAGCCTTTGAACAGAGTTTACTATTGGACTTAAGGTTTTTACTGTAAAAACTTGCAAAACACTTCCCCCTAGTGGATTTAAGAAGTAAATTGCTATAAATATGTCTGAAAAGTCTGTTTTTCATGTCAACAATGTGTATAGCACACATCTTATTGTATTACTTTACATGTGGTACCTCTCACAACCTATTGGTATATTCATTACCATATAAATGATCAGGGCAACACACTTAGTTATTTGGTGCTTTGATGttttgaaaaagacaaaaacaggaTGAAATATGACTAACAGCTGTGTTTATATAGATATACCAAACGAGACTTTACATGCACATCTGTGTTCAAAAGCATACATACCTTAGAGTTGACATACGAACACATGTTCAAAAACATACATGTCTCTTATACAGAAGTGCATCTACACATGCACAGTGTATTTAGTGGCTAGAGTTACTGGCTAGAGACATGCCATGCCATAGATGCACATGAAATAATGGTTTGTATATGCACCAATCAATTccaatgtaaaataataataataataataataataataataataataataataataataataataacactttcTGAGCAgtttttcataaaatgtcaGGATTCCGGACAATGtgatttacaggaaaataatcagctacAGGGTAGTGTGACTTTACACCCCTAAAACAGCACTgtccaaagttttttttttttttttttctctcatatctcagcaatttgccaattattattttttaattaaggaATGACATGTCCTACTTTTAACCACTACTTGGCATGCTAGGTAAAATAAAaggaatcagaaaaaaaaatccctgatcTCATAAACTTGTTCTCCATTCCATTAATGTATTCCTTTAACAGACTTAAGCTCTTGAACCATGTGCTACATGTCAAAGCTACATTCCAGTGCCTAAGGAAACAAAGACTTACTTAGCAAGTGCACCTGAAGGGATAATTTTGGGCACTTTCTTTACCCCTTTTCTTGCAACATAAAGAAGAACTGCAAGAAAATAAGTGAGAATTGGATCTCTGAAATCATACTCATATTTTAATCCTGATACAATTCCATGCTCCTATTAGGTAGATGCAGTGAATACATCTACAAAAAGGTAAAATGACAGAACACTTCATGAAATATTGAGAAATTTTCTATGAATATGCTCTTAATACATTTCAagataaaatgtaaaagattCCACATATAGTCTCAGTCAACACATAATGTAACTGAgggtttttcctttttctcttgtTCATGTAAAGGCAAAGCAATATGCTTCATAAAAACCTTTAGGTTTTGACATGAGCCTTACATAAATCCTCCAGTATTgctttatgaaatatttatgcAATCCTTGTAAATTAATTATGAAGGCAGGTAGGCTACCCTTCTAATAAAGTGTTACCAACATGATCAGCAGTGCTATTGTTCAGTGGAGCTGCAGGAAGCCTCTTGCATAATGttagaaataaacattttatatctcTCTAGTCGATCAAATCATGAGTGccgtatttatattttttttttactgtccaACCAATCACAGCACACTTTGACAGTGTCCTAGTCTCTGATTCCCaaagattacaaactgcagacAATGATGATTTCATTAAACTACACAGAGATAACTAAAGCTTACTAGGtaataaatgatgaataaaatatgacagAGCATgctattacaggaaaataatcaacaacagggcgACATGATGCACAACTGTCATACTGAAAACAGCACTGTccatagtgttttatttctctaatAAATGCCTCCTAATAGAAACCTTCTCCAAATCAactaaatgtgtttttctttgttacaaAACaggcataacattaaaaccacctgcctaatattgtataAGTACACCACCAAAAtagctctgacctgtcgaggcatggactgcacaagacctctgaacttgtgctgtggtatctggcaccaagacattagcagcagatagcagatcctttaagtcctgtaagctgTGAGGTCAGGCCTCCAttgatcagacttgtttgtctagcacatcccacagatgctcgatcggattgagatctggggaatttggaggccaagtcaccACCTTGAACTCCTTGaacagggcacattatcctgctgaaagaggataATACAGTTAGGGAATACAGTTGCCATGAAGGGTTGTACTTGgtttgcaacaatgtttaggtatgTGGTACATAGTAACAAAGTAACATCTACATgcatgccaggacccaaggtttcccagcagaatattgcccagagcatcacactgcttcCGCCGGCATCTTGGTGCCAACTCTTCCTCAGGTAAGTGATGCACATGCACCCGGTCGTCCACATGATGCaagaaaaaatgtgattcatcagaccagaccatcTTATTCCATTGATCCATGGTCCAATTCCGATGCTCATGttcccattgtaggtgctttcagcgatggacaggggtcagcatgggcactctgactggtctgtggctatgcagccccatacacagcaagctggtgtttgacaggtgccattgtaatgagataatcagtgttattcacctCACTagtggttttaaagttatggaTGTTCGGTGTAAAATTATTCAGATTCAAGTTCTGTGGTATAAggttttgtaaattattttgagGTGTCTACTAGTGTATACTAAAAGAAAtgtctgttttctgtttatataaAACTGCATGCTGTAAAACTGTtttcagtccttccaggattttgcgattgtgcaatcgcagaaattaactCAAAATCGAAGAAATACTCCGCAATATTCCAaggagtttgcaatttttaaaaattaccgcatatttgggccaagatgcgttaAGTCACGTCATCACAATGTGCCATGTGATGTTATAGcaatgtgcattcagccaaagccgtcttcaattcacatgcatcgaacatgagtatagctaaaaggtctcatttaccagcaaactgCAAAAGActatgcaaaacaatttcatgcaattgcaattttgccaattcaagtagatttCCACAAAACATTCAGCAAATTGTGCTGGTTGAATATTGTGATTATGTTGTACAAATGATTATTGACACATGGTTACTGACCCCACAGAGACATACTGCCACTCTGCACTTACAGCTTAATACCTACTGCAGTGGAATTAAGCACACACTTTATAGGTCCTAGTACAGAAAGCGGATATAGCATCCCTAATCCTACTTTAGTAAGCCTCTTACTGCATTGCAAATATTATACAATGTCCAAATAAAATGCAGTTTCTGTTGTAGGTCATCCTGTAGGGGCAACTGTCACAGTACAGACATCTAGAGCAAGTTTGTTAGAGCTGTGTGTAGAGAAAGGGGGAAAGGGGGTTATGGAAGTGTTTAGTGCTCTTTGTTAAGATGAGTGAGGAATTTAGGTTGGAAAAGCATCTTACGTAAAACCAAACCATGTCTCCTCCAGGCTGTGGGAGAAATGAAAGAAGAGTGTTTATTGAGTCTGAGAGAAGTCACAAACCTCTCTCTGATGGGAggtttggtgtgtatgtgtgtgtcgtGTATATTTACTGAGCGACGAGGGATTTTACCTCTTGTCATAGGCCTCAGAGAATCGGGTAAATTTGTATGTTGGTTTGAACTCTACCAGTCCTTCTTCAAACTCCTGCAGAAGTGACTCCTtctttttcatcatcatcagctaatacacacacacacacacacacacacacacacacacacacacacactcacacactcacacacacaggagcatcCACAGACATGATATGAGAGtgcaaacacattatttacacaCCACATCATCCACAGGACATTTACagagtttggtgtgtgtgtgcgtgactTGGTCTTTATTCCACAGCAGGTTGAAGTGACCACTGTCGATGGAGGAGCGCAGGAAGTGCAGACCATGATCTGTAATGAGGAAGTTGAGATCACCAAACAAAAATaccaccctacacacacacacacacacacacacacacacacacacacacacacacatacacacacacacacacaagtatttaAAATAAGTGCAACAATATGAACCAAAGTATGAATGGATATAAATGTAAGCGCATTTGTTACCAAGTGggagttgattcttttccaaatAACTACGCATCCCTAAGTGTTGAATTTTAttcttataccatagcaatttcacaattatttattaatttattttataaagttgTTCTTCatctgttaaatatatgtatgcCAGTATAAAAACTGTGCTTGTGTGTCTGTACTGTGGTGCATTTGTATGAAGGTAAAATGATACCAAACATATGTGCATGCATAGGGTAATATTTGTGAACATGTACATAAGATTGCAAgtataaattaaatttgcatGCACAATTGAAGCTTTATAAAAGGTGTAAATCAAGTTTCAAGCATAAGGAAAAAAGATTTAAGCATTTTACTTTTTTGGAAGTGTAATTCATGTGTTGTCAAACTGCAGCTTCATGTTGACTTGAAATAAATATGATCTGTATTCTTTTGACCTCCATTTTTTCTGCGCTTACACttttggcacttttttttttgctgaaatacGGCCAAAAGAATTGCAAGCCTGTGAACAGTGATTTGCAAGCAAATACAATGGTTTGAAGAACTTCAAAAACAGATTGACTGTGTAGAACCAATCtgtatgtgtaaaaaataaGCTGTTGCAAATGTCTAAATAACTTATTGTGTACATAGGGAAAACATTTTAGCTGCACTTACAATTTTGACCTGATTCTCTCACTCATTAGAGTTTTGCAAGCATGAGGGGGAAGGTGGGTCTACT
Coding sequences:
- the inpp5kb gene encoding LOW QUALITY PROTEIN: inositol polyphosphate 5-phosphatase K (The sequence of the model RefSeq protein was modified relative to this genomic sequence to represent the inferred CDS: deleted 2 bases in 1 codon; substituted 1 base at 1 genomic stop codon), with translation MAMVLEGPQLDEAIEEVSRTLLQAFQLCGRYSREFSRPHIVTWTVGTADPPVDVRLLLQLDFEIDLYVICLQEVRATPVKYVFDLIAEDSWSHLFMDTLAPYYFVKETSVRMQGFLLLLFAKQAHLPFIRDIQTTYTHTGFFGYWGNKGGMSVRFSFYGHILCFLNCHLAAHLNYAMXRVHKFEYYILSSQDFDFDNTQHVLDHKVVFLFGDLNFLITDHGLHFLRSSIDSGHFNLLWNKDQLMMMKKKESLLQEFEEGLVEFKPTYKFTRFSEAYDKSLEETWFGFTRKKWRPAWTDRILWRIQPKRSQDEKESGSTTSSADKKEFSLKVVQHKYTCDTSYGVSDHKPVIGTFNLEMQKKVEKTLVCVSSEAHWSSDEDAVLTYSIQDNFAVCTSDWIGLYKTNFKSPSDYITFVGVNEDKIAEINEIVQLRMNKDDLPLLAGDYILGYFSRNMQSLLVLSPTFQIMESRFALLEDLVPENIN